From a single Paramagnetospirillum magnetotacticum MS-1 genomic region:
- a CDS encoding biotin-independent malonate decarboxylase subunit beta has product MSSYYEASARERIVGLLDGGSFREILPPGERILSPHLLQLDTPAAFDDGIVVGEGALGGRKVLIAAQEGGFMGGAVGEVHGAKLVGLLERALDQRPAGVLLLVESGGVRLHEANAGLIGVSEIMRAVLKLRGAGIPVIVLDGGQFGCFGGMGIVSRLCDAVIISEEGRLGLSGPEVIETTCGVEEFDSRDRALVWRTVGGKHRYLLGEAAHLVADDIAAFRAQAIAALDLRPDLSLEALEREHAVLGQRLDRFGTCRDGIDIWRNLGIDQPERLPLLEAEAFIAITAGKRA; this is encoded by the coding sequence GTGAACGCATTCTCAGCCCCCATCTGCTGCAACTGGACACTCCGGCCGCCTTCGATGACGGAATCGTGGTCGGCGAGGGCGCTCTGGGGGGGCGCAAGGTCCTGATCGCCGCCCAGGAAGGCGGCTTCATGGGTGGCGCCGTGGGCGAGGTCCACGGCGCCAAGCTGGTGGGCCTGCTGGAACGGGCCCTGGACCAGCGCCCCGCTGGGGTTCTGCTGCTGGTGGAATCGGGCGGCGTGCGCCTGCACGAGGCCAATGCCGGTCTGATCGGTGTGTCCGAGATCATGCGCGCCGTGTTGAAACTGCGCGGAGCGGGGATTCCGGTCATCGTGCTGGATGGCGGCCAGTTCGGCTGCTTCGGCGGCATGGGAATCGTGTCTCGGCTGTGCGACGCGGTCATCATCAGCGAAGAAGGCCGACTGGGATTGTCCGGCCCCGAGGTGATCGAGACCACCTGCGGCGTCGAGGAGTTCGATTCCCGCGACCGCGCCCTGGTCTGGCGGACGGTGGGCGGCAAGCACCGCTATCTGCTGGGCGAGGCGGCTCATCTCGTAGCCGACGACATCGCCGCCTTCCGCGCCCAGGCCATCGCCGCCCTCGACCTTCGGCCCGATCTGTCCCTGGAGGCCCTGGAGCGCGAGCATGCCGTCCTGGGCCAGCGGCTGGATCGCTTTGGCACCTGCCGCGACGGCATCGATATCTGGCGCAATCTCGGCATTGACCAGCCGGAGCGCCTGCCCCTGCTGGAAGCCGAAGCATTCATCGCCATCACCGCTGGCAAGAGGGCCTGA
- the mdcE gene encoding biotin-independent malonate decarboxylase subunit gamma, with protein sequence MDARSLLDQLFPAGHTVAFDGIFFAGTGTSGSHAVAVIGTIDAAPIGIELAFRMAGAVLDVVRHHPGRPILLLVDTQGQRLSHRDELLGINGYMAHLAKCLEVARRAGHKIIGLVYSQAVSGGFLASSLLADTCYALPEAEVRVMNLPAMSRITKIPLERLESLSKTSPVFAPGVENYLRMGAIAALWQGDLSAYLAEALAAPAGEDTRRILGETRQGRGLARRVAERVRHDAA encoded by the coding sequence ATGGACGCTCGCAGTCTGCTCGACCAATTGTTTCCCGCCGGTCATACGGTGGCCTTCGACGGCATTTTCTTTGCCGGAACCGGAACTTCCGGCAGCCATGCCGTGGCGGTGATCGGCACCATCGATGCCGCTCCCATCGGCATCGAACTGGCCTTCCGCATGGCCGGGGCGGTGCTTGACGTGGTGCGCCATCACCCCGGACGGCCGATTCTGCTGCTGGTCGATACCCAGGGCCAGCGGCTCAGCCACCGCGACGAACTGCTGGGCATCAACGGCTATATGGCCCATCTGGCCAAGTGCCTGGAAGTGGCCCGCCGGGCCGGGCACAAGATCATCGGCCTGGTCTATTCCCAGGCGGTCAGCGGCGGCTTCCTGGCCAGTTCCCTTCTGGCCGACACCTGCTATGCCCTGCCCGAGGCCGAGGTGCGGGTGATGAACCTGCCCGCCATGTCACGCATCACCAAGATCCCGCTGGAACGCCTGGAATCGCTCAGCAAGACCTCGCCGGTCTTCGCGCCGGGGGTGGAAAACTACCTGCGCATGGGGGCCATCGCCGCCCTATGGCAGGGCGACCTTTCCGCCTATCTGGCCGAAGCCCTCGCCGCCCCTGCCGGTGAGGACACACGGCGCATCCTGGGCGAGACGCGGCAAGGACGCGGTCTGGCCCGCCGGGTGGCCGAGCGGGTGCGCCATGACGCCGCCTGA
- the mdcG gene encoding malonate decarboxylase holo-[acyl-carrier-protein] synthase — MTPPDGLFRHDWVWLKRGWDRHLRTPLDKIARTEVGTWLDGGRPLVVTRRLPDDQPGDIRLGLALPGRRRIALHMAGQAIARHASPPGLRDVLTTAPLVWRDKLEWLAALTGALGVPTGVYGSLAWQHFACDGNMVYLTSGSDLDLVFRPSDLGSLERLLRELTACEAREQTPRLDGEIVLPDTSAVAWRELAALPEKLMTKSMDAVEMRPLAAIMALFQRRAA, encoded by the coding sequence ATGACGCCGCCTGACGGGCTTTTCCGTCATGATTGGGTCTGGCTGAAGCGCGGCTGGGATCGTCATCTGCGCACACCCCTGGACAAGATCGCCCGGACCGAAGTCGGGACATGGCTGGACGGAGGGCGCCCCCTGGTGGTGACCCGCCGTCTGCCCGACGATCAGCCGGGCGATATCCGCCTCGGCCTCGCCCTGCCGGGACGGCGGCGGATTGCCCTGCATATGGCCGGGCAGGCCATTGCCCGCCATGCCTCGCCGCCCGGTCTTCGCGATGTCCTGACCACGGCCCCGCTGGTCTGGCGCGACAAGCTGGAATGGCTTGCCGCCTTGACCGGCGCCCTGGGCGTTCCCACCGGCGTTTACGGTTCGCTGGCGTGGCAGCATTTCGCCTGTGACGGAAACATGGTCTATCTCACCTCCGGGTCCGACCTGGATCTGGTGTTCCGTCCGTCCGATTTAGGGTCGCTGGAACGCCTGCTGCGGGAATTGACCGCCTGCGAGGCCAGGGAACAAACGCCGCGCCTGGACGGAGAGATTGTTCTGCCGGACACAAGCGCGGTGGCCTGGCGCGAACTGGCCGCCCTCCCAGAAAAGCTTATGACCAAGAGCATGGATGCCGTCGAGATGCGGCCCCTGGCGGCGATCATGGCCCTGTTCCAGCGGCGGGCGGCATGA